CCCAACAGGCTTTACAAATCAGCAGAACAGTATCAAGATATATAAATAATGATAATATACAGTAAACTAGCGATACAACCATAGTTACCGCACCTGCAACACTAAAGACTTTGTTCACCTTCTTTACTGATACGAAAACCGGAATCAGCAAAACATAAGACAACATCCATGGTATAGACCGGAACAATCCTCCAACAGACCAACCATTATCATAAAAGTTATTGAATAATACCATATAAAGCAAAGGATACCTGGCTAGACCTTCCTCATGCCAATACATTTCTGTATTTGACACAATTTCTTGCCCATTGTAAATCCATCCTATATAAGCATACAACGCATTATAAAAAAGCGTAACGAAAGCCGCATAACACCAAACGACAAGAGCTATGTTGCATAACATCTTGTTGGCAATACCTGATTTAATTTTCTGTAGAAATAGCGCAAATGAAATATAAAATAGTCCATTCAGCAACATAAGTAATGTACTTGAAAGAGGACATAGACTTATCGTTTTTGAACCAATATATTCTTCCTCATAACCAAATCTGGCAAAACTGGCATTCTGAAAAATGCCGGTATATGACAAGCTAAGAAATATGAATAGAGCAATACTGCTACATAGAGCAATTATTATAATATTTTTGAGTGTCATAGTTTTATCTCCTGTTTAAATTATTATCCTATTTTGAAATAGTAAACAATATCTCTGGTTCCCGTAATCTTAATTCTGTATTTTCCATGTGCATATAGAAGATTTAATGGTTTCGGGAATGTACAAAGTATGAACAGGTTGCAACAAGTAGTGCATAAATTAAGAACGGGGCATGGAGAAATCCCAAAACACACAATACACCCTGCAATGAATTGAATTTGTCCAATATAACACAACTAACAATGCACCAAACTAACGCAACAGCAAGATATATCCAATGCTTTTTATAGTTCCAACCAAGATTAGTCCATACATATATCATAAACAGTAAACTAATGATGCCTGTCAATATCAGACCAATGCCCATCCTAATATTACTAATATCCCCCAACCTATCAGATTCAAAATAGTAGTATGCAGAAATCACCGCAAAAGCCGAAGCAACTGCTGTATAAAAAGAAAGCCATGGAATACGAACAATGTATTGTGTAACAATATTAATCAGGCATAATACCGGAAAAAGAAACAACAAATAGCCGTAGTTGAAAACGTCCCATCCAGTTTGTTCATTAATAGACACATACACCCAATTGAACATATCTGTTATTAACGCTCTATTAATTAAAGAAAACGACACACTATTCATTCCTTCAAAAGTGATTGACGCCCAAGGTAAAAATATGCACAACAACAATAACAGCGAACCGACTATTTCTATAATAGACGCCTTGCCGAGTTTCTTCCATCTTACATCCATATCCGACTATTTATTAAGTTTATATTATCATATTCATTAGAAACCAATAAAACCAAGTGACATTATTTCGAGGTGACTTTAATCGTCACAGTATTCGATGTATATGTCTTTCCCTTGGATTCGACAATCGCACTGGAAATAGTAAAGTTTCCTGTTTTCTCCGCTTGCAAAACAAACGTATAGGTAATGGAAGACTTAGATGTCACCGCCCCTTTTATGACTTCAGTTGATGTTGATGTTGATTTACTTGGCCCCATTAATACATTAAAGTTATTTAATGATGGAGCTTTAAAGTTATCTACATTACCGATTCCTATTGTATAATTAAGGCGAAATTGCTCTCCCGCAACGACAGTACTGGGGGCGCTAGCTACAAAATCACCATTATTGGGAATCTTAGGATTTCCCTTTCCAAAAAATGCATCGATAGGGTCGTTTGTAGTAGTTGGAGTACTTGCATCCTCATAATAAGTTATACTCCTGGTTTCTGTATATCTCTTGTATGTAGTCAAGTTACTAACGATTCTTTCTGTCCAATTACCTTTTGCGTCATGCTTAAGATATATGTATACGGTTTTACTCTTATTCCCATCAAGGTCTATTTCCTCCTTGGAGATCTGCTCTCCCTGAGCATTATAAGTGTAAAGGTTCGTACCGAAACTTCCTTGATATTCTATCAAATTATCATTGTCATCATAATTTGTAATGCTTTTCATACTTATATTAGAAAAATTATTTTGCGCCATATTGCTACGTTCTCTTCCTTTATTGTCGTACTCAGTCACAATTTGGTCAAGCTCTTCCCTTAAAATATGTCTCGTCCATCCATTTGACAGGTAAGATATAGAAGTTGTATAATATAAGTTATTTGATGGAAGAAGTATTCGCTCAATCTTGATAAGTCTCTTTTGAGAATCGTAAGTATTCTTCAATTTACAAACAGTTCCAGTTCTTGATGTCTCCTGCCTTGCATTACCGTTCATATCATACAGGAAAGTTTTACTATTGATACATTTCGCACCATCCATCATCTGTTCTTTAATCATTTGTCCACGAACATTGTAGGTGTAAATATACACAGTGTTACCCCATGAGTTTTCTTTTACCAAATGTCCTGCCTTATCATACGTATATGTACTGCCCTCTAGCTTCCCATTTTTCAAAAAACCCATGAACTGAAGATAACCTTCCGGTGTAAACTTCAAAATATGCCCTGTAGTATCATTCACAACCTGCTTCACATTCCCTTTCAACTGATAATCTTTCTTTGTTTTAATTTCAACCCTTGTAGGTTGTGCCAGCAAAGTTGCATTACATACAAATAGTATGCTGGCTAAAATGCCAATTGTCCTCATAATCATATTTGCTTTACTTAGTAATAACTTTAGTCAAATCAGGATTAAAGTTATTGTAGTATTCAATTAGTCGGTTTATAACTCTGTTTCTGTATTGTAATAGGTAATCTCACGTGTGAGAGTCACCTCGCCCAAGTCATTCCGTTCTTCGCTCGGCACACGATTAATGGTATAACTGCCACGATAATAACTGTTCATGAAAGAATGCAGATAAGCAATTCCTCCAGTCATGGTTTTGGACGTCCAATTTCCCTGATCATCATATACATAGGAGAATGTACAGACAAAATCATTCGGTCTGTTGCCCGGATATACTATATCATGATAGCTCCACTCTGCAATATCCCCCTTATCATTATATTTGTATTGGTTTTCTACACGAATCGAATCTATATTATAGGCTTCCATATTGTGAGGAATTGCCAGTTCTTTTATTCCGATCATTCTGCCTTCTTCATCATAAGCAGGAACAATATGTCTTTCACCAATCGTCAGCCTACCGGGTATGCGCAGGTTTGGTTCATAGATATCCGCCACACGTCCCTGTTCATCAGAAGAAATATCCAATATGCCTCTTTTTTTATTGGAATTGTCATCAGTTGGAGACATGGTACGGCATAAACCTTTATCATCATAATGATACTGTTTTTCAGAGACTACCTTTTTACCTTTAAAATCATAATAACTTCTTTTTTCTACTTTCCCGAAAGGAGTGTATGACAAAATCTTATTTTCTAAGGTTTCCGCAAATCGGCTAGTCCTGCCACCCATCATCGTAAAAGTGCCTTTAGATGTTATTGATTCCAACCGGTTAGAGTCGTTATAATGGAAGAAAGTCTGTTTTCCCTCACTTACACCCCCACCATCACCTACAAAATCAGACTGAAGCAATTTTCCATCTTCCGTGAAGTCTAATGAAAAAGTATGCAAGGTTTTGCACGTTACAGTCTTGACCTTTCCTTTCAGCCCCCATTTCACCCAGTCATTAGGATAGTTCACAAAATCGGGTGTATATCCGGAAGGAGTAAGATAATCTTCCATCGGACTGAAATATAATGTAATGGGGGTATAAACTTGCTTCTTTTCAAATATATTCCCTTCCCGGCATGCACTACCGACTAATAATAGTGCAGCCAACAGCAATGTGTTCTTTCTTTTCATAATATATATCTTATATTAGTCAGTTAATAAAATCAAGTGAATAACTAATGATTAATAGAGGCCTCAATGGAAGCCAGGTCACTATAACTAACATGGGCTGAAGGACCGAACCTGACTACAAAAGAAATACCCGGCTCCAGCCCATTACATTCATCCCCTTTGTGTGCATAAGCTTTTCCGCGAACAGCTTCTTTTTTAGCCTTGTCAAAATTAAACAGGTAGCTACTATATGGAAAATCTCTTGTTTCCCCCTCTGAATTACGGAACTTGATATCTAAACCAGGAATTTTAGGCGCATAATATTTTTTCGTAATCATATTGTAATGAAAATCAGGAATAAAATCCTTTTTCAACTTCACAAAAAAAGTCATTTTCAAGGCTACCTCATTTTCGCTAAAAGTACAGTTCAGTATCTTTCCACCAGTAACTTCAAATATAGAATCGGGTATAACCGTTACGGGAATCTCCCTCCCTTTCAAAGCTGCCAGTTTCTTGCTGATTTCATTGTTCCGCTTACTTGTCAATTCATTTTCATTTTTCACAAACTGATTAATATCACTTTTAGTACGAGCATTATCCCATATTTCCCGCTCACGTTCTTTATACTTTAGAGAATAATCATCATACAAAAGACTGATTTCCCTTAACAACTCAATTACAGTCTTGTCCTCATTCCTCACTTGTGAGGGCGCAGATTGGGCGCTTTCTCTGGAAGAACCGGCACAACTAAACAAAAATGCATTTAAACACAGCAAAAAGAATAGATTTCTCATATCATATTTTTTATGTTATTCAAAAAGATATTTTTTTTATTATAAAGAGGGATAATATTTAGTTTAAATCAACCATTGATAATAGTCATCTTTACTTATAAACTCTATATGATCCAAATCATCTATTAATCTAAACTCATCATAGTGTAGCGATGTCTTTGTACCTTCTTCATTACACCATTCACCTGCAGAATGCTTTTTTACAGTCTTAGTACCATATTGGGGATTAACGGTGGTTTCTGCAACATAATCCCCTAAATTTGAATAAGGAGAAATCATATCGCAACTTATTGTTTCCCCTTCAGAAGTGACAAACCTAAGGAACAAGTAATAATTAGAAATATCATATTTTGCCAAACGCCCCTCTTCAGTATCTCCCCACTTAACCTGATGTTGTGAGTTATACACAAGAATATCATTTTTAGGAGTAATCCAGAAACGAATCTCGTAGCCTTGTGCGTTTGAGTTCTCAAAGGTTCCGGTTATCTTGGCTGTTACTATTTTGAAGTCACTCTCCGGATTATCCACCACCGGAATCTCTCTCCCCACATAATTTTTGTTACGAGGTTGTAGGGCTATTTCTTCTGCAGAAGACTTGCCCCCCTCTTGAATACTTTTATTATTTCTATTTCCACATCCTCCTAACAGCATTAGCAATAGAAAGGCAAATAATAAATTAGACTGTCTCATAATCATTCTATTTTTTTAGTTTTTCATTTCAATCTACATTTCCCGAACTCCATAAGGACATTCATCCGCTCCATTCTCTACATGACAACTCCAACCGTTATTCAAGCTGCATCCTCCGGAAATGGTTTTATATCGGCAATCCACTTTGGTTTCTGTAGGTCCGTTAGACGCAGCACTTCCACTAGCACCGCCGCCAGATGTAAAGAAAGAAGCCACAGTACCATTAAACAATGACAACGCTATAATGATGGCAAACACCAACGACAACGAAATCCCAACAAAGAAACCATAGACGGACAGCACCGACAAAAAGAGCAAACGCTTCACCAATGAAGCCGGTGAACGGGAAGACGTACAAACCACTACTATTCCGTAAAGAATGATAAACAGCATCAACCAGGTTTGCACTGTACTTACCAATGTCCAATTGCCAAATGTACCCTCGGCGGCAGTCAAGCGACCGATGTTATAATATATCTCGTTACACGCCCGCCCCGTAACTCCTAAAATCGCCCCATACAAAGAAAACGCCCAAGGAATCCATGTCAGACGTAACCGGCCTTTGCTGTTGGCTTCCTCAATCGAAGAACCCCATGAAGCTAACACAAAAAATAGAACAGCAAATCCCAAACAGCCCAGCAACAGCAAAATTCCTTGCCACCACGGATAGCCCACATCCAAGAAAATAGGCATAAGACCACCCATAAGCAATCCTTTGGAACCTTCAAACCATGTGGAATATATTCTTCCGAGAAATGAGCCGGAAGAGGAGTTGAATTCATCAACGAA
The DNA window shown above is from Bacteroides faecium and carries:
- a CDS encoding BatD family protein, coding for MRTIGILASILFVCNATLLAQPTRVEIKTKKDYQLKGNVKQVVNDTTGHILKFTPEGYLQFMGFLKNGKLEGSTYTYDKAGHLVKENSWGNTVYIYTYNVRGQMIKEQMMDGAKCINSKTFLYDMNGNARQETSRTGTVCKLKNTYDSQKRLIKIERILLPSNNLYYTTSISYLSNGWTRHILREELDQIVTEYDNKGRERSNMAQNNFSNISMKSITNYDDNDNLIEYQGSFGTNLYTYNAQGEQISKEEIDLDGNKSKTVYIYLKHDAKGNWTERIVSNLTTYKRYTETRSITYYEDASTPTTTNDPIDAFFGKGNPKIPNNGDFVASAPSTVVAGEQFRLNYTIGIGNVDNFKAPSLNNFNVLMGPSKSTSTSTEVIKGAVTSKSSITYTFVLQAEKTGNFTISSAIVESKGKTYTSNTVTIKVTSK
- a CDS encoding tetratricopeptide repeat protein, translating into MKTMIGNLHYALLLCLTGICVACSGPMSQEEKNYLLEQAEKGNAEAQYKVSGSRSDFENVLDDKTRKTYFKQALEQGYEPAIYDRIYEARKNKSTAKELKWLQYGVEHHSGRAMYDLACMYMEGKQATKNMERARELLEEATALGNASARNKLRKLNGTQPSFFYRMSESFVDEFNSSSGSFLGRIYSTWFEGSKGLLMGGLMPIFLDVGYPWWQGILLLLGCLGFAVLFFVLASWGSSIEEANSKGRLRLTWIPWAFSLYGAILGVTGRACNEIYYNIGRLTAAEGTFGNWTLVSTVQTWLMLFIILYGIVVVCTSSRSPASLVKRLLFLSVLSVYGFFVGISLSLVFAIIIALSLFNGTVASFFTSGGGASGSAASNGPTETKVDCRYKTISGGCSLNNGWSCHVENGADECPYGVREM